Proteins from one Arthrobacter sp. Soc17.1.1.1 genomic window:
- the ssb gene encoding single-stranded DNA-binding protein, which translates to MTDTITVRGYVATDVRLTSAQSGLAIAGFRMCSTERRFDRETNAWVDGHTNWYSVSMFRQLATHAGASIKKGDRVIVTGRLRVRPWSTADGRTGTSVEIDADTAGHDLMWGTANFRRTTADRTDERAVTGQEDQPGGAGDGGLPEGMDITTGELYDPAADFEEVGDPADPAGPGPADHTDRPSKEEAAERAGVPF; encoded by the coding sequence ATGACCGACACCATCACCGTGCGCGGCTACGTCGCCACGGATGTGCGCCTCACCTCTGCCCAGAGCGGGCTGGCGATTGCCGGTTTCCGCATGTGCTCCACCGAACGCCGCTTCGACCGGGAGACGAACGCGTGGGTGGACGGCCACACCAACTGGTACTCCGTGTCGATGTTCCGGCAGCTGGCCACGCACGCCGGGGCCAGCATCAAGAAGGGGGACCGCGTGATCGTCACGGGCCGGTTGAGGGTACGGCCGTGGAGCACCGCGGACGGCCGGACGGGCACGTCGGTGGAGATCGACGCCGACACCGCGGGCCACGACCTGATGTGGGGGACGGCGAACTTCCGGAGGACGACGGCGGACCGCACGGACGAGCGGGCCGTGACGGGACAGGAGGACCAGCCGGGCGGCGCTGGGGACGGCGGCCTGCCCGAGGGCATGGACATCACGACCGGCGAGCTGTACGACCCGGCCGCGGACTTCGAGGAGGTCGGCGACCCGGCAGATCCGGCAGGGCCCGGTCCTGCCGACCATACGGACCGGCCGAGCAAGGAGGAGGCCGCGGAGAGGGCGGGCGTTCCTTTCTGA
- a CDS encoding DUF6993 domain-containing protein, with the protein MITAVPAQPDRPTTGRRRTAGAAALAAVLLALSSCAASPVMETPAVSAAPADEPGDPATTAPPPEGQDPQAGTAPPEDDLSGVSGAVDSALRALAAGQDAVTSDQVRGAIEQGFAASGAAAETVEVTVDRTPTGLDVDAIQGAGLLEGRCVFGEVREGVVSVVVLPALASGRCFVGDQR; encoded by the coding sequence GTGATCACCGCCGTCCCCGCCCAGCCCGACCGCCCGACCACCGGCCGACGGCGCACCGCGGGCGCAGCGGCGCTGGCCGCGGTCCTCCTCGCACTGAGCTCCTGCGCGGCCTCGCCCGTCATGGAGACTCCGGCTGTCTCCGCGGCACCGGCGGACGAACCGGGTGATCCCGCCACCACGGCGCCTCCACCGGAGGGCCAGGACCCGCAGGCCGGTACGGCGCCGCCGGAGGACGACCTCTCCGGAGTGTCCGGCGCGGTCGATTCCGCGCTGCGGGCGCTCGCGGCGGGTCAGGACGCGGTCACCAGTGATCAGGTCCGAGGCGCGATCGAGCAGGGGTTCGCGGCGTCGGGCGCCGCGGCGGAGACGGTCGAGGTGACGGTCGACAGGACCCCGACCGGTCTGGACGTCGACGCGATCCAGGGCGCCGGCCTCCTCGAGGGGCGCTGCGTGTTCGGGGAGGTGCGCGAGGGCGTCGTGTCGGTCGTGGTGCTGCCGGCGCTGGCGTCGGGCCGGTGCTTCGTCGGCGACCAGCGGTGA